The DNA sequence TCGACCCGGCCGACGGCACGACACTGACCGCCGGCATGGCGGGCCCGGCATTCGCGGCGGCGTCCGAAAGGCCAGGCCCGGCCGCCGCGCTCCCGGCCACGGACGACGGCTGGGACTTCTGATGCCCGGCGAAGGGGGCCGGGGCGAACGGCGCCTGGACGGATGGTTGCGAGGCCGGCGGGTCCCCGGCCGCCGGCCGGGACGTCTGACGCCGCACGGCGGCCCGTCGGAGCCCTGCACGACGGCGCGTCCCAGCTGGCGCGGGCCGAGCGCAGGCGATCACCAACCGCGGAGCCTCAGCCCCCGACCCGGGCTTGCCACGCCGGACGGCACCGGACGGCGCGGACCGAGCGCCGGCGGTCACGAATCGTCGGGCCCCGGCTGCCGGCCGGGACGTCTGACGGCGGAGGGCCCGGGACCCGTTCCGGGTGTCTTCGCGACCTTCGGGCGCCTGGGCGGACGGGTCGGTGGCGGGGCACTCGGCAGCGGCCGGGGCGGCGTCGCGCGATGTGCCGGCGGGCGGCCCGGGGCGTACGCCGGGTGACGGCAGGCGGTTCGGCGCAGGCCGCTCCGACGGAGGCCGCTTCCGCAGAGGCCGGGTGACGGGCGTGGCGGGGGCTCGTCCGTCACCCCGCGAACCGGCCGCCGTCCGAAGCGTCTCCGGCGCCGGGGCCATCCGTCGCGCCGGGCGCGCGGTGTGCGGAGGCCCCGGCCTCCGGCGGCGACAGCCGTACCGCCAGGCGTGCGACGCGTTCGGCGCGGTGCCGACCGGCCGGCGACGGCGCCCGGTTCCGGGCACGGGCCCGGCCGCCCGTACGGCCACCGTCGCCGCACCGGACCACACGGGCCGCGAGGCCCGCGCGGCACGACGGCCCCGCCCGTCGCCGCCGCACCCCGCACCGCCCCGCAATACCCGTGCAACGCCCGCGCAACACCCCTGCCGGAACCTCCTGTTCAAGCCCCCACCGCTCCCCCGCTCCCCCTCCCCGCGCCCCGCGCGCCCGCGCCGCCGCTCCTCCCCCACCGCCCCGCCGAGAGGAACCACCCCCATGCCCTCCTCCGCCCGCCGCCGACCACGCGCGGCCGCCGTTCCCCTCCTGGCCCTGCCCCTCACCCTGACCCTGACCCTGGCGTCCTGCGGTTACGGTTCCGCGAAGGACGACACGCGCCCCGCCGGCCAGGCCGCCGCCGGGGCGGCGAAGCTGTCGGCCGACTCCGTCACCATCGGCTACTTCCCCAACATCACGCACGCCACCCCGCTGGTCGGCGAGCAGGAGGGCATCCTCCGGAAGGAGTTGGGCGGGACGAAACTGAAGTCGACCACGTTCAACGCGGGTCCGTCCGAGATCGAGGCGCTCAACGCCGGGTCGATCGACATCGGCTGGATCGGCCCCTCTCCGGCGATCAACGGCTACGTCAAGGCCAAGGGCGAGAACCTGCGGATCATCTCCGGCTCGGCGTCGGGCGGCGTCAAGCTCGTCGTCGACCCCAAGAAGATCCGCACGCTCGACGACGTCAAGGGCAAGCGGATCGCCACCCCGCAGAAGGGCAACACCCAGGACGTCGCCTTCCTCAACTGGATCGCGGGCAAGGGATGGAAGGTCGATCCGGGGAGCGGCAAGGGCGACGTGTCGGTGGTGCGGACGGACAACAAGGTCACGCCGGACGCGTTCAAGGCCGGTTCGGTGGACGGCGCGTGGGTGCCCGAGCCGACGGCGTCGAAGCTGGTGTCCGAGGGCGGCAAGGTGCTGCTGGACGAGTCGTCCCTGTGGCCCGGCGGGAAGTTCGTGATCACCAACGTCATCGTGTCGCGGACGTTCCTCGACCGGCACCCGGACGTCGTCGAGGCCGTGCTGCGCGGCTCGGTGCGCACCAACGCCTGGATCGCGGCCAACCCGGCGAAGGCGAAGGCGTCCGTCAACGCGGCGCTGAAGAAGCTGTCCGGCAAGGTGCTGCCGGCCGACGTCCTGGACCCGGCGTGGGCGTCCATCCGGACCACCGACGACCCGCTGGCGGCCACGCTGCGGGCCGAGGCCGACCACGCGGTCGCCGCCGGCCTGCTGGACAAGCCGAACCTGTCCGGCATCTACGACCTGGCTCCGCTCGACAAGGTCCTCAAGGCCGAGGGCCGGCCGCCCGTCGACGCGGCGGGGCTCGGCCGGCAGTAGGCGGTACGACCCGTTCCCGCACGCACCACCGACCGCTCACCAGGAGGTCCGGATGGCCCCGACCCCGACCACCACGACCACGTCCACGTCCACCACGACCACCGACAGGACCGGCACCCCCCTCGCACCGGCCGGAGGCACGCCGCCCGCCGTCCGGATCGACCGCGTCCACAAGCACTTCGGCCGGTCCGGCGACGGCCGCCCGGTCCTGGAGGACATCACGCTCGACGTCCGTCCCGGGGAGTTCGTCTGCCTGCTGGGGGCCAGCGGCTGCGGGAAGTCCACGCTGCTGAACCTGGTCGCCGGCCTCGACCGGCCCACCGCGGGCACCATCGACGTGCCGGGCGGCCGGCCGGCGCTGATGTTCCAGGAGCACGCCCTGTTCCCGTGGCTGACGGCCGGCCGCAACATCGAGCTCGCGCTGCGGCTGCGCGGCGTGCCCCGGGCCGACCGGCGGGCGGAGGCCGAGCGGCTGCTCGACCTCGTCCGGCTGGGCGGCGCGCACCGCAAGCGGGTGCACGAGCTGTCCGGCGGCATGCGGCAGCGCGTCGCCCT is a window from the Streptomyces mobaraensis genome containing:
- a CDS encoding aliphatic sulfonate ABC transporter substrate-binding protein — protein: MPSSARRRPRAAAVPLLALPLTLTLTLASCGYGSAKDDTRPAGQAAAGAAKLSADSVTIGYFPNITHATPLVGEQEGILRKELGGTKLKSTTFNAGPSEIEALNAGSIDIGWIGPSPAINGYVKAKGENLRIISGSASGGVKLVVDPKKIRTLDDVKGKRIATPQKGNTQDVAFLNWIAGKGWKVDPGSGKGDVSVVRTDNKVTPDAFKAGSVDGAWVPEPTASKLVSEGGKVLLDESSLWPGGKFVITNVIVSRTFLDRHPDVVEAVLRGSVRTNAWIAANPAKAKASVNAALKKLSGKVLPADVLDPAWASIRTTDDPLAATLRAEADHAVAAGLLDKPNLSGIYDLAPLDKVLKAEGRPPVDAAGLGRQ
- a CDS encoding ABC transporter ATP-binding protein, which gives rise to MAPTPTTTTTSTSTTTTDRTGTPLAPAGGTPPAVRIDRVHKHFGRSGDGRPVLEDITLDVRPGEFVCLLGASGCGKSTLLNLVAGLDRPTAGTIDVPGGRPALMFQEHALFPWLTAGRNIELALRLRGVPRADRRAEAERLLDLVRLGGAHRKRVHELSGGMRQRVALARALAQDSRLLLMDEPFAALDAITRDVLHHELTRIWSESASGAGPALSVLFVTHNVREAVRLGQRVVLLSSRPGRVAREWTVGIPQPRRIEDAAVADLSVEITEELRGEIRRHGKH